The Caldisalinibacter kiritimatiensis region CAGCTTTAGATGAAAAGGGTAACTCGGTAGGAGGATATGGTATATTAAGGGATTTATCTAAAGAATTCAATTTAAGTATATTTTAAAAGATTCCCTAAATTTTTAGGGAATCTTTTAAAATATATAAAATATTCAGAAAAGTATGATAAAATAAAAATAGATACAAATATACTTAGAAGTAATTAGTTACACTTTTTGTAAATTCACATAATTTATTGTAGGGACAAAATCTTAAATAGAAGGTGATGTTTATGAAATTAATTTATAATATTAAAGGAACAAATGGTGATATAGAAATTAATTTTACTCAAGATGCAGTTAATAGTTTGTCTGATAGTGATAGTAGTCTTGTATTCCCATTTTATAAGGGAAACTTTGTAATGTCTTATCATCTTAAAAGACAAGGTTGGGAAATACCAGCAGGAATTAGAGAGAAAGAAGAAACACCTGAGGAATGTGCTATAAGAGAAGCTTATGAAGAAACAGGTGCTATATTAGATAAATTAAAACCTTTAGGATATTATATAGTAAAAAATAAAAATC contains the following coding sequences:
- a CDS encoding NUDIX domain-containing protein, producing the protein MKLIYNIKGTNGDIEINFTQDAVNSLSDSDSSLVFPFYKGNFVMSYHLKRQGWEIPAGIREKEETPEECAIREAYEETGAILDKLKPLGYYIVKNKN